One genomic window of Kaistia geumhonensis includes the following:
- a CDS encoding SixA phosphatase family protein encodes MMRLLMLRHAKSAWDVPGAADFDRPLAPRGRRAATMIGEHLATHRLLPDRILCSSARRTRETLIGLLPVISGDLEIRITRDLYEVTPEAYADSIAALGGSAKTLLLIGHNPSVQECALELIGSGNPALRDEIAEKFPTAGLAVIDFDHHKWSELRPRTGRVVAFFRPRELEVVGSEPPSDDE; translated from the coding sequence ATGATGCGCCTTCTGATGCTTCGCCATGCGAAATCCGCCTGGGACGTTCCCGGCGCAGCCGACTTCGACCGTCCCCTCGCGCCGCGCGGCCGACGGGCGGCGACGATGATCGGCGAGCATCTCGCGACCCATCGCCTCCTGCCTGACCGAATCCTCTGCTCCTCGGCGCGACGCACGCGCGAGACGCTGATCGGCCTGCTCCCGGTCATCTCGGGCGATCTCGAGATCCGCATCACGCGCGATCTCTACGAAGTCACGCCGGAGGCCTATGCCGATTCGATCGCGGCGCTCGGCGGTTCGGCGAAGACGCTGCTCCTCATCGGCCACAATCCGTCGGTCCAGGAATGCGCCCTCGAGCTGATCGGCAGCGGCAATCCGGCGCTGCGAGACGAGATCGCCGAGAAATTCCCCACCGCCGGGCTCGCCGTCATCGACTTCGACCATCACAAATGGTCGGAGCTTCGGCCACGCACCGGCCGCGTCGTCGCCTTCT
- the dksA gene encoding RNA polymerase-binding protein DksA, whose protein sequence is MTADSLEEYRPSEAEPFMNERQREYFRRKLLAWKEDILKESRETLQHLQDENQNHPDLADRASSETDRAIELRARDRQRKLISKIDAALQRIEDGSYGFCEETGEPISLKRLDARPIATLSIEAQERHERRERVYRDD, encoded by the coding sequence ATGACGGCAGACAGCCTTGAAGAGTATCGGCCCTCTGAGGCCGAGCCCTTCATGAACGAACGGCAGAGGGAGTACTTCCGCAGGAAGCTCCTTGCCTGGAAAGAGGATATCCTCAAGGAGTCGCGCGAGACTCTCCAGCATCTGCAGGACGAAAATCAGAACCACCCGGACCTCGCCGATCGCGCATCGTCGGAAACCGACCGGGCCATCGAACTCAGGGCGCGCGACAGGCAGCGCAAGCTCATCTCGAAGATCGACGCCGCGCTCCAGCGGATCGAGGATGGCAGCTACGGTTTCTGCGAGGAAACGGGCGAACCCATCAGCCTGAAGCGTCTCGACGCCCGTCCCATCGCCACGCTGTCGATCGAGGCGCAGGAGCGTCACGAGCGTCGCGAGCGAGTCTATCGGGACGACTAG
- a CDS encoding flagellar biosynthetic protein FliO: MRDYLEPIFGSTGALIAQFAITLAVLAIIILVVFWLIRTLTGGTMGGTAIRSRQPRLSILDALPVDQKRRLVLVRRDNVEHLILIGGATDIVVEGAIHRPSAAQRRAEAAARAGTMPVARSTPPDEATYQAAPESRPLAESRPSPAEAPEPPRSEAVVAEIVEVAAVVEEPPAYRAAPVDRRRPVIREQRPVAPPAEMAPVVEVVAERAPEPQAAMEQEAVVERETFEENTGSTGQESDAPTAIEPAAAAPERAPEPVRPPPPPRPSRPLTSFLTGSRGRASTPEPAPAEVRPEPRTAEPASRGFGRATPVAPRPPAIEERAEPAAPEPAPEPVRAPQRPMFPPAPPVVPPTLGDEPFGAPVADADRPLRFEPIFDIDPNNASDPGRPMRASREPTPSVEPPMADEAPVEGENEAAAQRGRGAAVDDLEKEMARLLGEISGTRRN; encoded by the coding sequence ATGCGTGACTATCTCGAACCGATCTTCGGCTCGACCGGCGCCCTGATCGCGCAATTCGCGATCACCCTCGCCGTGCTGGCGATCATCATTCTGGTCGTGTTCTGGCTGATCAGGACGCTGACTGGCGGCACCATGGGCGGCACGGCCATCCGTAGCCGGCAGCCGCGACTGAGCATTCTCGATGCGCTTCCGGTCGACCAGAAGCGCCGCCTCGTGCTCGTGCGCCGCGACAATGTCGAGCATCTGATCCTCATAGGCGGCGCCACCGACATCGTCGTCGAGGGTGCCATCCACCGTCCATCGGCCGCGCAGCGCCGCGCCGAAGCGGCGGCCCGCGCCGGCACGATGCCGGTTGCGCGGTCCACCCCGCCGGACGAGGCGACCTATCAGGCCGCGCCGGAATCGCGCCCTCTGGCCGAGTCGCGGCCGTCTCCGGCCGAAGCGCCCGAGCCGCCGCGCTCGGAAGCCGTGGTCGCGGAGATCGTCGAGGTCGCCGCCGTCGTCGAGGAGCCGCCGGCCTACCGCGCGGCGCCGGTCGATCGCCGCCGCCCTGTGATCCGGGAGCAGCGCCCTGTCGCGCCGCCGGCCGAGATGGCGCCCGTGGTCGAAGTCGTGGCCGAACGCGCGCCCGAGCCCCAAGCCGCGATGGAGCAGGAAGCCGTCGTGGAGCGGGAGACGTTCGAGGAGAACACGGGCTCCACCGGCCAGGAGAGCGACGCTCCGACCGCCATCGAGCCGGCAGCTGCCGCGCCCGAGCGGGCGCCGGAGCCTGTTCGGCCCCCGCCGCCTCCGCGCCCGTCCCGCCCGCTCACTTCATTCCTGACTGGCTCTCGCGGCCGTGCGTCGACGCCGGAACCGGCACCCGCGGAAGTTCGCCCTGAGCCGCGCACCGCTGAGCCGGCCAGCCGCGGATTCGGTCGCGCCACGCCGGTCGCGCCGCGCCCGCCGGCAATCGAGGAGCGCGCCGAACCCGCCGCGCCGGAGCCCGCCCCGGAGCCGGTTCGCGCGCCGCAGCGGCCGATGTTCCCGCCGGCACCGCCGGTCGTGCCGCCGACGCTGGGCGACGAGCCCTTCGGCGCCCCGGTGGCGGATGCCGACCGTCCGCTCCGCTTCGAGCCGATCTTCGACATCGACCCCAACAACGCGAGCGACCCGGGCCGACCGATGCGGGCTTCGCGTGAGCCCACGCCGAGCGTCGAGCCGCCGATGGCCGACGAAGCGCCGGTAGAGGGAGAGAATGAAGCGGCTGCCCAGCGCGGACGCGGCGCAGCCGTCGATGATCTCGAGAAGGAGATGGCGCGCCTTCTTGGCGAAATCTCCGGTACGCGCCGGAACTGA
- a CDS encoding flagellar biosynthesis repressor FlbT, with the protein MALKLELKAGERVMLGDVVIVNQGGRTRLTIEGDTPVLRERDLLPPGAGTSLARRLYLAMQSLHLARDGGASFRLEIARLAGEIVSEAPEWRPLIDAIDHAIRNGHTYRALREAQRLVLAESTGALAATG; encoded by the coding sequence ATGGCGCTGAAACTCGAACTCAAGGCGGGGGAACGGGTGATGCTCGGCGACGTGGTGATCGTCAATCAGGGTGGGCGCACCCGGCTGACGATCGAGGGAGACACGCCGGTGCTTCGCGAGCGCGACCTGCTGCCGCCCGGCGCCGGGACCTCGCTGGCGCGTCGGCTCTATCTCGCCATGCAGTCGCTGCATCTCGCGCGCGATGGCGGCGCCTCGTTCAGGCTGGAGATCGCCCGTCTCGCCGGAGAAATCGTCAGCGAGGCGCCGGAGTGGCGTCCGCTGATCGATGCCATCGACCATGCGATCCGGAACGGGCATACCTATCGGGCGCTGCGCGAGGCGCAGCGGCTCGTCCTCGCCGAAAGCACCGGAGCGCTCGCCGCGACGGGCTGA